TCTGACCGCTTCGGCCAACTTCACATCCGGTTTCGGCCCTAACCCGACTTTCATCTTGGTTGCGGCAAAACCCATTTCTTTAATCTCAGCGGCTTCATCCACGAAACGCGCCGCTAAGCTGTCAGGAGTTTCATCAGGGCGCAGCATCATCCCATAGCCGTAAACGGTGACGTGGTCGCGGTGTGCGCCACCGATCAGCTTGTGAATAGGCAGGCCTGCGACCTTACCCGCGATATCCCACAGCGCGATATCGACACCGGACAGGGCCTGCATCGGCATGCCCTTTTGTCCGTGGTCGCGCAAAAGGTTGTAAACTTTGTGCCAGATCACATCGCGATCCATTGGGTCCATTCCCAAAATCAGCGGTTGGATCACACGTTCAACGATAGCTTTGTTGGCCAGCGCCACATTGCCCGGACCAAAACATTCGCCCCATCCGGTGATGCCTTCGTCCGTCGTCACTTCCACCAAATGGGCAGACCGTTTCGCGTAATACTGCTGCGAATAGCCCAAAGGCTCTGGCAGGTCATACTGCAAAACATGGCTTTGAATCTTAACGATTTTCATAGGTGCCTGGCGGGGAAAGAGGTGAAAACGGCAGGGCCATCAAATAGCCCTGCCGAATGTCTGTCAGTCGTGCGTCTGAAGAATTACTTCAACAGACCCATCTGTGTCAGGAAGGCAATATGGCTTTCCAAAAGTGCTTCTGCCTCTGGTGTCGTGGCAAAGCTTGTCCAACCAGCTTTCACAGCTTCACGGTACTGTGCCAGCTCTGCTTCAGGCCATTCGTACAGGTTCACACCCTTCGCACGCAGATCAACAGCGGTCTGTGCGTTTTGCACTTCGTTTGCTGTTGCGTTCTTCAGCGCCAATGCTTCCATCGCAACGGTCATAATGCGCTTGTGGTGCTCTGGCATCGCGTCCCAAATGTCCTTGCGGCAAGCAAGGTGGTCGGCTGGCATCGAATGGAAACCCGGGAAGTTCGTGTGCTCTGCAATGTCATACAGACCAAGGCCCACGTTGTTCGTCAGGTTGGCCGCATCAGCACCGTCGATGATGCCTGTTTCAAGCGCCGTAAAGATTTCGTTGAAATCCATCACGATCGGGGAAGCACCCATTTCGGCAAACACGAGTGTTGCCAAACCTGGTGGTGAACGGAACTTCCACCCTTCAAAGTCGGCAACGCCTGCAATTGGCTTAGTCGACGCAAGCGATTCAGGACCAGGGATCCACCAGCCGACAAATTCCATGTCGTATTGGTTGTACAGATCGTTGATTTTCGAAGCGCCATCGGCGTGCAGCATCCAAGCAAGCTGCTGATACGGGTTCGTGTAGCCACCCAGCAAATCGCCAGTGAACTGGAACGCTGGGTTCTTACCGGTCTGGTAAGCACCACCTGTCATGTCGCAATCAAGAATACCTGTGGCCGCCGCATCAAACGTTTCTGCCGCTTTCACAACAGAACCGGAATAAAACATTTCGATTTGGATCTCACCGTTGGACATCGTCTGGATGTCTTCGATGTATTCTGCAGCCATTTGGCCAGACAGCGTTTCAGGCGAAAAGTGGGTTTGAATACGCAATACAGTTGAGGCGTGCCCATCCGCGTAGGCCGCAGACGCCATCATTGCCACACCGGCAACAGCCGTCGTCAGTTTCGTCATCAATTTCATTTTAGTCCTCCCTAGGGCCAAATCAGCTTTTTCCCAGCTCCTCCCAGAGACTGGCATTGATTTTGGTAAGTTTAACGCTAACGGCGGGTTTACGCTGCGACAACAAAATTCTTGCTTTTTCCATAATTTTGATAATATCTCAAAATCTCAAAATTTTTTTCGGATGTAGTT
The Rhodobacteraceae bacterium S2214 genome window above contains:
- a CDS encoding TRAP transporter substrate-binding protein, translating into MKLMTKLTTAVAGVAMMASAAYADGHASTVLRIQTHFSPETLSGQMAAEYIEDIQTMSNGEIQIEMFYSGSVVKAAETFDAAATGILDCDMTGGAYQTGKNPAFQFTGDLLGGYTNPYQQLAWMLHADGASKINDLYNQYDMEFVGWWIPGPESLASTKPIAGVADFEGWKFRSPPGLATLVFAEMGASPIVMDFNEIFTALETGIIDGADAANLTNNVGLGLYDIAEHTNFPGFHSMPADHLACRKDIWDAMPEHHKRIMTVAMEALALKNATANEVQNAQTAVDLRAKGVNLYEWPEAELAQYREAVKAGWTSFATTPEAEALLESHIAFLTQMGLLK